The Brevundimonas sp. SORGH_AS_0993 genome segment TGGCGGCCCTGTCGCGCGTCTTCAACGACGAGGGGCTGAACATCCGCTCGGCCCACGTCGCCAGCTTCGGCGAGCGGGCGGTGGACAGCTTCTATGTCGTGGACCGCAAAGGGCGAAAGGTCGCCTCAGAACAGCGGATCGAAGAGCTGAAGACCGGGCTGGAGACGGTGCTGGACAGCCGCGCGCCGGCGCCGGCGGGTCGCAAGGTCGCCTCGGCCCGCGCCAGCGCCCGCGACGTTTCTGAACTGGGGCGCCGGGCGCGCAAGCCTGTATCGCGGGCGCCGGAAGCGCGCTAAGCCTCCTACCCTTCCATCGATCTCGCCGAACGTCCGCATGAGCCTCGCCCGCAACACCCTGGTTCAGTCGAGCCTGACCCTGGGCAGTCGTATTCTCGGCTTCGCGCGGGACATGGCGCTGGCCGCCCGCTTCGGCCAGGGGCCGATGATGGACGCCTTCACTACGGCGTTGATGCTGCCCAACATGTTCCGGCGCCTGTTCGCCGAGGGCGCCTTCGCCCAGGCCTTCGTGCCCATCTATGGCGAGGTGCGGGCGCACGAGGGCGAGGAAGCGGCGGCCGTCACCGCGTCCGAGGCGCTCAGCTTCCTGCTGGCGGTGGTCGCGGGCTTCTGCATCCTGTTGCAGGTGGTCATGCCGTGGATCATGCCGTGGCTGCTGTCGGCCTATCAGGCCCAGCCGGAGGTGCTGCGCGTTGCTGTGACGGCGACCCAGCTGGCCATGCCCTACTTGGCTTGCATGACCGTAGCGTCCTTGCTGTCGGGCGTTTTGAATACGGGCGGGCGGTTCGCCCTGTCCGCCGCCGTGCCGGTATTTCTGAACCTGTGCACCCTGGCCGCCCTGTTGCCGCCGATGGTCCTGCCGATGCCGCAGGAGACGGTGCTGTTGATGGTGACGGCGGCGGTGACGATTTCCGGCCTGATCCAGGCGGGCCTGTTGTGGTGGGGTGTGCGGCGGCTGGGGGTGCGTCTAAAGATCGGCCTGCCCCGGATCACGCCCAACGTCCGCCACACCCTGGCCCTTGCCGTGCCCGGCGCGTTGGCGGGGGGCGCCCTGCAAATCAACTCCCTGGTGTCGCAGTACCTGACGGGGTCGGACGAGGGCGCGCGCTCGGTGCTGTATAACGCCGACCGTCTCTATCAACTGCCGCTGGGCCTGGTCGGGGTCGCCATCGGCCTGGCCCTGGTGCCGCGCCTGACCAAGGCCTTCGTCGACGGCGATCATGAGGGCGGCCAGCGGACGCTGGACGACGGCATCAATCTGGCCATGGCTTTCACCCTGCCCGCGGCCGTGGCCCTGTTCGTCATTCCCTTCTTCATCATCGACGCCACCGTGACGCGGGGGGCTTTCACCTCGGCCGATGCGGCCCGCACGGCCGACGTGCTGCGCCAGTTCGCCTGGGGCGTGCCGGCCTTTGTCCTGGCCAAGGTGCTGACGCCGCCCTTCTTCGCGCGGCAGGACACGCGCCGGCCGATGATCTTCGCCATCGCCAGCGTGGCGGTGACGGTCGTTCTGGGATCCGCCCTGTTCTTCTGGTTCCGCAGCCGGGGCTGGGACGGGGTGCTGGGCCTGGCCGTGGCCACCAGCACCGCCGCCTGGGTCAATGTGGCCCTGCTGGGCGGGGTGTTGATCCGGGAGAACAGCTGGCGGCCATCGCCCGCCTTCCTGTCTCGCCTGGGCCGGGTGGTCGCGGCCAGCCTGGTGATGGCCGCCGTCCTGTTCGTCGCCAGCGTGGAGTATCCGCTGCTGAGCCGCATCTTCCTGGCCAAGGAGATCGCGGTCCTGGTGGTGTGCGGCGTGGGGGCGGGGCTTTACGGCGCCTGTCTGCTGCTGTTCCGGGCCGTGACGCCGGGCGAGCTGAAGGGCGTTCTGCGGCGCGAACCGGGCGGCGGCGGCGTCTCCGGTCTGGACTGACGGGCGACGAACCGATAAGCGCGAGGACCATGACGACCTCGGGCCCTGTCTTCGACCGGCGATGGCGCGGCTGATCCGCCACCGCACCCCTTCGCCTGCCCTTTGCGTATCTTCGAGACCCGATCCCATGACCGAACCGCACCCGGCTTCCGATGCCGCCCCGGCCTATGACGGCCCGCGCCGCATCCTGTCCGGCATCCAGGCCTCCGGCGCCCTGCACCTGGGCAACTATCTCGGCGCGCTGAAGCGCTTCGTCGAGCTTCAGGACCAAGGCGCGCCCCTGTTCGTCTTCGTCGCAGACATGCACGCCATTACTGTGTGGCAGGACCCGGCCAAGCTGACGGCTCAGACGCGCGAGATCGCGGCGGCCTATCTGGCCTCGGGTCTGGACCCGGCCAAGGCGGCCATCTTCCCTCAGTCGGCCGTGCGCGCCCATGCCGACCTGGCCTGGATCTTCAACTGTGTGGCCCGCCTCGGCTGGCTGGACCGGA includes the following:
- the murJ gene encoding murein biosynthesis integral membrane protein MurJ codes for the protein MSLARNTLVQSSLTLGSRILGFARDMALAARFGQGPMMDAFTTALMLPNMFRRLFAEGAFAQAFVPIYGEVRAHEGEEAAAVTASEALSFLLAVVAGFCILLQVVMPWIMPWLLSAYQAQPEVLRVAVTATQLAMPYLACMTVASLLSGVLNTGGRFALSAAVPVFLNLCTLAALLPPMVLPMPQETVLLMVTAAVTISGLIQAGLLWWGVRRLGVRLKIGLPRITPNVRHTLALAVPGALAGGALQINSLVSQYLTGSDEGARSVLYNADRLYQLPLGLVGVAIGLALVPRLTKAFVDGDHEGGQRTLDDGINLAMAFTLPAAVALFVIPFFIIDATVTRGAFTSADAARTADVLRQFAWGVPAFVLAKVLTPPFFARQDTRRPMIFAIASVAVTVVLGSALFFWFRSRGWDGVLGLAVATSTAAWVNVALLGGVLIRENSWRPSPAFLSRLGRVVAASLVMAAVLFVASVEYPLLSRIFLAKEIAVLVVCGVGAGLYGACLLLFRAVTPGELKGVLRREPGGGGVSGLD